The segment AATTAAATTGAGACACATCAGTAGTCCATTTTTGTAATGGTGCAGTTGTACTAAAATCTCTATTGACGATATTTTCTGCTACCTTACCGACTTTCCCTTTGTAAGAGTGGTACTTTTCTTTCGGTCGCTTTCCTGCGAGCCCCATAATATGCATAAGTCTTTGCACTCGTTTATGATTGACTACAAAGCCTCGATTAAGAAGCTCTTGATATACACGGCGTACACCATACCGACCTTTATGTTCTGTAAAAATCTTTTGAATTTCATCTTTTAGCTCTGTATTTCTTTTATCTACAAGATCTACTTTAGTAAGTTCAAAATAATAGGTAGATTTGGACATTGGCATAGCTTTCAAAAGATACTTTAGTTGATAGCCTTGTTGGCGGAGCATTTTGATGATCGCTGCTTTTTCGCCTTGAGTCGCGCAGCCTCTTTTTCTTCTCTCAAGGCAATCTCTTTTTTTATGACTTCATTTTCAGCTTTAATATAAGCATTTTCAGCTCGTAAGCGAACTAGTTCCTCATATTCACTTTCTTTGAGCTTTCGAGGTGAGATAGTCTTAGGTACTTTCATTTTGCAATCCTTTGGTGGTCGTCCTTTAGGTTTATTTATAAGACCATTGTATCCCAAAGTTTTGTATTTATGAACCCATTGATACAGCTGTCCAGTATTAATTCCAGCCATAACAGATACAGAACGTATGGATTTTCCAAATAATACTTGGCATACTAATTCATATTTCTTCTCTGGAGACCAACGTTGATTATCTATACGATGCTTATTGATTTCTGGACCATTAAACATTTCTTGTTTAGCCCATTTTCTTATTTGATCATGAAAAGTATGCGGCAATACTCCGGTTGGTGTCTCTGGCCATTCACCTTGATGAAATAATTCAATTGCTTTTCTTTTAAATTCATAACTATATCTCATGAAAATACCCCCTTTACTGGTTGTCCAGTAAAGGGGGTACATATCAATAAAGAGATACGTTTTTTATTTATCACATGTCTTATTATATATAGTTCTTTATTACCTTAATAACTATACCATAATAATTTAAAAGAGTTTCAACCTGATTCTTTACAAACTTAAGTCAATAATATCAACTCTATTATAGTGCAAAGGATATAAGCAATGATAAACTTAACCTTTTGTTTGCGCGCTCTATCATCATCAGAAATCTTAAGTCTATTTTCTAGGAAGCGCTTATCCCGGATTTGCAACAATAAACGTTTAATACGTTCTTGACCTTCAGCGGCATTACACTCGCCGCTATCAGAGGTCAAGGTAGCTTGCTGCATGAAGATGCGCCGATGGAGCTTGCGCATTTGAATCTTGATATTGTTATGAACAAACGCACTTTGCCACTGTTTTCTAGAGTCAAAATACATATATAAATATCGTGGTGTATTCATTAGTAGTAAAGAAAGAATAAAAATCCCCAAAGATATTAAGAAATATGTAGAGAATGAAAACTCTAGTGTTTCAGTTGGTAAGTAATGATGCGCAAAGATAAAGGTAAGCCATACACCGATCGGCATCAAGAGCACTGCCGCAATATCAATGGATCGAAGCCAACTAGTACGAATTGGGACATCTGGCACCGTAAATGTATCTACTGGATCATGAAATGCATAATAATCTATTTGCAATACCGATTGACTAGTTTGAGGATTAGCTAAAAGTACAGGGCCTACACTCCCTATAGAGCGTTCTGGCAAAGGTATAAACTTTTTAAGTTGCGTATTGGGTATTAAATCAAAGCGAATAATACCTTTTTTTTCAAAGCGTACGGTAGATCCCTTTTCGCCTAATGCAATAGGATTAAAAAAGATGCCAAAAAGACTAAGGAACCAGTTACCTAGTAAGTGTAAGATGGAATTTAAAATAAATCCACCCGTATCTAAATTCTCTGTATCGAGCCGAATTGCAAAGGATGATGAGTAATCATCAAACCATAAGTCTTCTAAAGTAAATTCAGCGGTAATCACATTCCCCCATTTAGTAATAATGGATAGGAATATTTGATTATTTGGTTCAAACTCAAAAGTTATAGAATAAAAGAACTTATGATTCCGAAGAGCAGCACGCAACATGCGATTAACCACGTCTTCTTCTATAGATAACAAACGATGATCAAATAAATCTTGTTCTAAAGGTACTTGTTGAACAGGGCTTACCTTTTTCACCGTCGTATCACTATCAGATAATGCTTCATCCACCAATGCTCGTAATTTGGTGAAGATTTTAGTCATAATCCCTCCAAGGGTAAAAAACAGCTTTTGATATACAAATTATACCATATATTGCATGATTTATCGATAAAAGACTACTACATATACTATTAAATATAGGTATACATAAAGCCCCTTTTACATAGTAAAAGGGGCTTTATTACTGCAGTTTAACATTCAGACTATTATAATTTAGTATTTATAATAGATAGTTTAATTGATATTTATTTTTATTGAATACTTGCCATGGATAGATAACAATATTCATAGAAGTGACCACGAAGGGCAATTAATTCTTC is part of the Veillonella nakazawae genome and harbors:
- a CDS encoding transposase — protein: MRYSYEFKRKAIELFHQGEWPETPTGVLPHTFHDQIRKWAKQEMFNGPEINKHRIDNQRWSPEKKYELVCQVLFGKSIRSVSVMAGINTGQLYQWVHKYKTLGYNGLINKPKGRPPKDCKMKVPKTISPRKLKESEYEELVRLRAENAYIKAENEVIKKEIALREEKEAARLKAKKQRSSKCSANKAIN